The Thermosynechococcus sp. CL-1 genomic interval CGCTCACTGGCACAGGTTCGAGAGTCCTATCCCCTAAGATGGGCAACTGCGGGCCAGCGGGTGTTTCGCTCTTAGGTGGGGCGGGTTGGGGGGGCGCAGAGACGGCAGGAATCTCCGGTGCCGGTAACACCGTGACCATAAAGGCTTGCACTTGGCGAAGATCGCTGTGCTCTAGGGGTTGGTTGGGCAGAAGGCGGGCTTCCCCCACCATGACTGGATAATCGGCCAAGGGGGTGAGTGTACAATGAAACCCCCATTTTCCCTCGCGGGCGATCGCGGGCACTGAGTGCTCCTGCACGACATCGCGAGTAACGGGATTGCGCAAACGAATCACCACTGTACCGGGAACGGCAACTGTGCCCTCTAAAACCAGCGTTTCATCAGCAAAGATCGTATAGGCACTTTGGGGCAGCTCAATGAGCGTCGTGGGCAGCTCAGCAGGGGAGGGTGCTTGCGGCTTAGGGGGGTCGGCAGCTTTCACTGGCTGCTCTGGAACCGCAGGCAAGGTTTCTGGTGCCGGCAAATCCCACTCTTCGCTTTGGGCAAGGACATCAAGGGCGATCGCAAACACCTCTGCATCCAGCACCCCCTCTTGGGCCACACGGCATTGAAATTCCCAACGCCCCGCCTGCAAATACGTAAAGGGCAGAATACCCATGAGTCCTGTGGAGCTGCTGCGGTGGGTGCGGCGTTGGTAGCGCTGCTTGGGCACCCCCTGATCATCGTAAAGATGGGTAATTTGCACTTCCACCGAGGTTTCGGCAACCGGACAGCGCGCCATCAAGCGGTAACTGCCCTCCAAAACTTCCGCCGAGGGTGGTTCTAGGGGCAACCAAGCGCGATCGCCCTCCTTTTGCAGTAAAAACTCCCATCCGCCCATAGCGCATTTTCACTCTCCCACTGCTTAGGATATTGCACAGAAAAGGCCACATTATGCAATCTCAGATGCAAAGTTAAGCCGATGGAAAGGCCACTTGCACCAATGAAACATCATCACTGCCAAAGGCATCGGGTGCTGCATGGCTCTGCCCTTGGGCAATCAACTGGGGCAGCGCCGGCACAGGGTCTTGGGTGTGGGCAACCATGAGCAACTTCCTAAAGGCTTCGAGACCCCAAACCCGATTGTCGGTTGTTTCAAACTCATAGATGCCATCACTAAAGAGGTAGAGAACTGCCGAAGGGGGGACTTCAATCGTGGCTTGACTAAAGGCCATGTCGGCAAACATGCCAATGGGAATGCCCGGTGTCTTGAGGAGAGTCGCTCGCCAGCCATCAGCCTCAGGGGTGAGGAGCAGTGCCGGCGGGTGTCCACCACTGGCATAGGTCAACTGCCGTGTTTGGCGATCGTACACGCCGTACCAAATCGTGAAATACTTCTCGTGCTGATCCGTCATTTGAAAGCCATTGTTGAGGGCTTCGAGGACTTGGGCAGGGTGCAGATAGTCAAATGTGCCGCTCGTTTGCTCTCGCGTGGTGCTGCGCAGGAGGTTCAAGACGGAGACAGATGGCAGAGCAGCCCCCAAACCATGGCCTGACACATCGAGAATGTAAAGCACTAAATAGCGATCGCCAATCCAGAAAAAGTCAAAGCAATCGCCGCCCAACTGACTTGACGGCAAGAAGTAGTAGTTGATTTTGCAGGGGGCTTCTTGGGGAGCTGGCAGGAGCGATCGCACATAATCCGCAGCCTCGTGCAGTTCCGCTTCAAGAAGTTGTTTCTGCTTGAGCAGATCTTGGTTAAGTTGATAAAGGCGC includes:
- a CDS encoding PP2C family protein-serine/threonine phosphatase; translated protein: MSGDRQPYRILVIDDDPTSRLLLRKTLKDLGYQVSVASHGREGIAIATAEKPALIICDWMMPELDGLEVCRQIKQDQELSRSFFVLLTAKGELEDRIQGLDAGADEFLSKPIDPNELRARIQAGLRLYQLNQDLLKQKQLLEAELHEAADYVRSLLPAPQEAPCKINYYFLPSSQLGGDCFDFFWIGDRYLVLYILDVSGHGLGAALPSVSVLNLLRSTTREQTSGTFDYLHPAQVLEALNNGFQMTDQHEKYFTIWYGVYDRQTRQLTYASGGHPPALLLTPEADGWRATLLKTPGIPIGMFADMAFSQATIEVPPSAVLYLFSDGIYEFETTDNRVWGLEAFRKLLMVAHTQDPVPALPQLIAQGQSHAAPDAFGSDDVSLVQVAFPSA